A single window of Vigna unguiculata cultivar IT97K-499-35 chromosome 1, ASM411807v1, whole genome shotgun sequence DNA harbors:
- the LOC114187851 gene encoding uncharacterized protein LOC114187851: MAVSNFFPNLQIFPHFLVPQPFSLGLSRTFPVATPLCRAFREWREYEEAVKRKDLAGALRFLKSLESERQEPLVDGVSPATELTRLRFLESERFGPQRDWEVLDTCLNADDMKLVANAYKFLKDRGFLPNFGKCRNIVLEGPRKVTPDVLSYSTGLEVTKLAPKKWGLSDGSNIVLAAFLGGVSFLISQGIDLRPNLAVVLGLAAADAIFLGGTCLAQISSYWPPFRRRILVHEAGHLVTAYLMGCPIRGVILDPIVAMQMGIQGQAGTQFWDEKLANNLAEGRLDGTTFDRYCMVLFAGIAAEALVYGEAEGGENDENLFRGICLLLDPPLSTAEMSNQARWSVLQSYNLLKWHRAAHRAAVKALESGGSMSVIIRSIEETLYCKI, from the exons ATGGCCGTTTCGAACTTCTTCCCTAACCTCCAAATTTTCCCTCACTTTCTCGTGCCCCAACCATTTTCCCTCGGACTTTCCCGCACTTTCCCTGTTGCGACTCCTCTATGCAGGGCTTTCCGAGAATGGCGGGAGTACGAGGAGGCGGTGAAGCGGAAGGACCTCGCCGGAGCTCTGAGGTTCCTGAAGTCCCTTGAAAGCGAACGCCAAGAGCCGCTCGTTGACGGCGTTTCTCCGGCAACTGAGTTGACTCGGCTACGGTTCCTCGAGTCGGAACGGTTCGGGCCGCAGAGGGATTGGGAGGTTCTAGACACGTGCTTGAACGCTGACGACATGAAGCTTGTTGCTAACGCTTACAAGTTCCTCAAAGATAGGGGTTTCTTGCCCAATTTCGGTAAATGCAGAAACATTG TTTTGGAGGGACCGAGGAAAGTGACACCAGATGTCTTGAGCTACTCAACTGGTTTAGAAG TGACTAAACTTGCTCCCAAGAAGTGGGGTCTTTCAGATGGTTCAAATATTGTTTTGGCTGCATTTCTTGGTGGTGTTTCCTTTCTTATATCACAAGGAATTGACCTCAGGCCCAACCTTGCAGTGGTATTGGGGCTAGCTGCTGCAGATGCTATATTTCTTGGCGGTACTTGTTTAGCTCAAATCTCAAGTTATTGGCCACCATTTAGGCGCCGAATTCTTGTTCATGAAGCTGGACATCTAGTAACAG CTTACCTAATGGGTTGCCCAATTCGAGGGGTGATTTTAGACCCTATAGTTGCAATGCAAATGGGCATTCAAGGACAG GCAGGGACTCAATTTTGGGATGAAAAACTTGCCAATAACCTTGCTGAAGGCCGACTCGATGGTACAACTTTTGATAG GTACTGCATGGTACTTTTTGCTGGTATTGCAGCTGAAGCTCTTGTATACGGTGAGGCAGAGGGTggagaaaatgatgaaaatctATTTAGAGGCATCTGTCTTCTTCTTGATCCTCCGTTGTCAACAGCTGAG ATGTCCAACCAAGCAAGATGGTCAGTTCTGCAGTCATATAATTTGCTCAAGTGGCATAGAGCTGCGCACCGAGCTGCTGTTAAAGCATTGGAAAGCGGTGGCAGCATGAGTGTTATAATTAGGAGTATCGAGGAGACTCTGTATTGTAAAATATGA
- the LOC114166752 gene encoding flavin-containing monooxygenase FMO GS-OX-like 2, giving the protein MSHPLRVAVIGAGVAGLAVARELRREGLDVVVFEKSHHLGGTWHYDPRIDSDPVGSDPNREVVHTSLYRSLRTNLPRQLMGFLDYPFPDRPDGDSRTFPGHEEVLWFLNKFADEFGLRGLTRFGCEVVRVALVAGRSDSWVVESRTYDSALSREIFGAVVVCSGHFTQPRVPTIPGIEKWPGYQIHSHNYRVPEPFRDQVVVVIGFASSAIDISIEIAKVAKEVHIATRSPDVKVVKLANHDNMWQHKMVKCVSEDRMVAFEDGSSVYADVILYCTGYKHHYPFLETNGIVTIDDNRVGPLYKHVFPPALAPWLSFIGIPEKDIIFQMTELQCKWVARVLSGKVLLPTEKEMLAYVEEYYQQIEKDGFPKHMTHYLHFKEIGYCNWLAAEAGLPPIEHWREEMYLESIKPLLLGTLENYRDQWDDAHWNAIIKDASLTQMK; this is encoded by the exons ATGTCTCACCCTCTCCGAGTCGCCGTCATCGGCGCCGGCGTCGCCGGCCTCGCCGTCGCTAGAGAGCTCCGCCGAGAGGGCCTCGACGTCGTTGTGTTCGAGAAAAGCCACCACCTCGGAGGCACGTGGCACTACGACCCGCGGATCGATTCCGATCCTGTCGGCTCGGATCCGAACCGGGAGGTTGTGCACACGAGCCTCTACCGCTCACTCCGGACCAACCTGCCGAGGCAGCTCATGGGCTTTCTCGACTACCCATTTCCAGACCGTCCGGATGGGGACTCGAGGACTTTTCCGGGCCACGAGGAGGTGCTGTGGTTTCTGAACAAGTTCGCGGACGAGTTCGGGCTTCGCGGGTTGACCCGGTTCGGATGCGAGGTGGTTCGGGTAGCGCTAGTCGCGGGGAGGAGTGACTCATGGGTGGTTGAGTCAAGGACTTATGACTCTGCTTTGAGTCGGGAGATTTTTGGAGCTGTTGTTGTTTGCTCTGGTCACTTCACTCAACCCAGGGTGCCAACAATTCCTG GGATTGAAAAGTGGCCAGGATACCAAATTCATAGTCACAATTACCGAGTGCCAGAACCTTTTCGGGATCAG GTCGTGGTTGTCATTGGATTTGCATCTAGTGCCATTGACATCTCAATAGAAATTGCAAAAGTAGCTAAGGAGGTTCATATAGCAACTAGAAGTCCGGATGTAAAGGTTGTGAAGTTAGCAAATCATGATAACATGTGGCAGCATAAAATG GTAAAATGTGTATCTGAAGATAGGATGGTTGCTTTTGAAGATGGATCCTCTGTGTATGCAGATGTCATACTCTACTGCACTGG ATACAAGCATCACTATCCATTTCTTGAAACAAATGGAATAGTGACCATTGATGATAATCGTGTTGGCCCATTATACAAGCATGTCTTTCCTCCTGCATTGGCTCCTTGGCTCTCTTTCATTGGTATTCCCGAAAAG GACATCATCTTCCAAATGACGGAGTTGCAATGCAAGTGGGTAGCACGTGTTTTATCTGGTAAGGTCCTATTACCAACTGAAAAGGAGATGCTGGCTTATGTTGAGGAATACTAtcaacaaatagaaaaagatGGATTTCCCAAACACATGACTCATTACTTGCATTTTAAAGAG ATTGGCTATTGCAATTGGTTAGCTGCTGAAGCAGGTTTGCCTCCTATAGAGCACTGGAGAGAGGAAATGTATTTAGAGAGCATCAAACCTTTATTACTTGGCACGCTAGAAAATTACAGAGATCAATGGGATGATGCTCACTGGAACGCAATCATTAAAGATGCATCTCTTACACAAATGAAATAA